Proteins encoded in a region of the Zea mays cultivar B73 chromosome 2, Zm-B73-REFERENCE-NAM-5.0, whole genome shotgun sequence genome:
- the LOC100284523 gene encoding momilactone A synthase, with protein sequence MADSSDQVPPAARKLDGKVALITGGASGIGECTARLFVKHGARVVVADIQDEPGSRLCAELGADAASYVHCDVTVEDDVAAAVDHAVARFGALDIMFNNAGIGGAACHNIRENTKEDFERVLSVNLVGPFLGTKHAARVMVPAGRGGCIIGTSSLASAVAGAASHAYTCAKRALVALTENAAAELGRHGIRVNCVSPAAAATPLATGYVGLEGESFEQAMEAVANLKGVRLRVADISAAVLYLASDDARYISGHNLLLDGGFSIVNPSFGIFKD encoded by the exons ATGGCAGACAGCTCCGATCAAGTTCCTCCCGCTGCAAGAAA GCTGGACGGCAAGGTAGCGCTGATCACCGGCGGCGCCAGCGGCATCGGGGAGTGCACGGCGCGGCTCTTCGTGAAGCACGGCGCGCGCGTCGTTGTGGCGGACATCCAGGACGAGCCTGGCTCCCGCCTCTGCGCCGAGCTGGGAGCCGACGCCGCCAGCTACGTGCACTGCGACGTCACCGTCGAGGACGACGTCGCGGCGGCCGTGGACCATGCCGTGGCCCGGTTCGGTGCGCTGGACATCATGTTCAACAACGCCGGCATCGGCGGAGCGGCGTGCCACAACATCCGAGAGAACACCAAGGAGGACTTCGAGCGCGTGCTGTCCGTCAACCTCGTCGGCCCGTTCCTGGGCACCAAGCACGCGGCGCGGGTCATGGTGCCCGCCGGCCGCGGTGGCTGCATCATCGGCACGTCCAGCCTGGCATCCGCGGTGGCCGGCGCCGCGTCGCACGCGTACACGTGCGCCAAGCGCGCGCTCGTGGCGCTCACGGAGAACGCCGCGGCGGAGCTGGGGCGCCATGGGATCCGGGTCAACTGCGTCTCACCCGCCGCGGCCGCCACACCCCTCGCCACGGGGTATGTGGGACTGGAGGGGGAATCGTTCGAGCAAGCCATGGAGGCCGTTGCCAACCTCAAGGGTGTGCGCCTGCGGGTGGCGGACATTTCAGCCGCCGTGCTCTACCTCGCCAGCGACGACGCACGGTACATTAGCGGACACAACCTGCTCCTCGACGGGGGTTTCTCCATCGTCAACCCGTCCTTTGGGATCTTCAAAGACTGA
- the LOC100279539 gene encoding uncharacterized protein LOC100279539 — protein MEEKAADTTATVAAAAAAAADQDGAVYCSEHPYPPGAAAAAGAGAGGICAFCLQEKLGMLVSSSKSSPFHPPPQQPVSAASPSSTTPPPSNRASSEAPPPPLYPPAASRKVMPAQSAGGGAGGGLKRSKSVAPRPEEPLPPPAVTADSPRKKSFWSFLHLSSSSGSHKGGASSASAAGGGAARRNSVSVASASSASLGGRLEAIVEPESPGRRSEGSSSSSFGRKVARSRSVGCGSRSFSGDFLERLSTGFGDCALRRVESHREPKPKAALGHLGGGEEHEQDQDQHHRIKCAGFFGGGLGAAAPPSSSYWLSAPDGASASASGSARGSGSRSHRSWAWALASPMRALRPTSSSSSKSIMAAPTAA, from the coding sequence ATGGAGGAGAAAGCGGCGGACACGACGGCGAcagtggcggcggcggcagcagcggcagcgGATCAGGACGGCGCGGTGTACTGCAGCGAGCACCCGTACCCGCCAGGCGCGGCagcggcggccggggcgggcgccGGCGGCATCTGCGCCTTCTGTCTGCAGGAGAAGCTCGGCATGCTGGTCTCGTCGTCCAAGTCCAGCCCCTTCCACCCGCCGCCGCAGCAGCCGGTCTCCGCCGCGTCGCCGTCCTCGACGACGCCGCCGCCGTCCAACCGCGCCTCCTCCgaggcgccgccgccgccactctACCCTCCCGCGGCGTCGCGCAAGGTGATGCCCGCGCAGAGCGCGGGCGGCGGCGCCGGCGGCGGGCTCAAGAGGAGCAAGTCGGTCGCGCCGCGGCCGGAGGAGCCGCTGCCGCCGCCCGCGGTCACGGCGGACAGCCCGCGCAAGAAGAGCTTCTGGTCCTTCCTCCACCTCTCGTCGTCGTCAGGCAGCCACAAGGGCGGCGCGTCCTCGGCTtcggcggccggcggcggcgccgcGAGGAGGAACTCCGTGTCGGTGGCGTCGGCCTCGTCGGCGTCGCTCGGGGGCCGGCTGGAGGCGATCGTGGAGCCGGAGAGCCCGGGCCGCCGGAGCGAgggctcgtcgtcgtcgtcgttcggGCGGAAGGTGGCGCGCTCGCGCTCCGTGGGCTGCGGCAGCCGCAGCTTCTCGGGCGACTTCCTGGAGCGCCTCTCCACCGGCTTCGGCGACTGCGCGCTCCGGCGCGTCGAGTCCCACCGCGAGCCCAAGCCCAAGGCCGCGCTGGGCCACCTGGGCGGCGGCGAGGAGCACGAGCAGGACCAGGACCAGCACCACCGCATCAAGTGCGCCGGTTTCTTCGGCGGCGGCCTGGGCGCCGCGGCCCCGCCTTCGTCATCCTACTGGCTCTCGGCACccgacggcgccagcgccagcgccagcggGAGCGCGAGGGGCTCCGGCTCGCGGAGCCACCGGAGCTGGGCTTGGGCGCTGGCGAGCCCCATGAGGGCGCTCAGGCCGACCAGCTCCTCGTCCAGCAAGAGCATCATGGCCGCGCCCACAGCCGCGTGA